In the Aythya fuligula isolate bAytFul2 chromosome 8, bAytFul2.pri, whole genome shotgun sequence genome, one interval contains:
- the KIAA1614 gene encoding uncharacterized protein KIAA1614 homolog, producing the protein ADGGEVAAGWEPLSLAERVERNRRLLQEVLGLAAAGSAQEVLASDGDWDSGVSLQDAEGCRAFVPGQELELSPRHEQAKQLLQRARMKARTNPLRASHDLLLLPAAPRPSREPSGTPRPSFTPREGEGPAGGSLSDSSSGESGCAPRRPRGPSPSRVRFEDESARDAEVRYLERLRHRRPLGSALERASSEAHAQLGDGAHPVKSQGGDVPAGGKCRACGSLLGAAEPAESSPVARGRERGGSGAAQPEPKTRPLGPGGSPLWILPSRQRIHTEKIKETYIGDARRADEADSALESTDTSDSCRTDSEEVGPRSPHPRAHRDPRARGHRTPRSPAQKEARASKGASVASSPRAGAGGSGAPRPLPSGSRDGGDPAEAPGSSEPPAPSSQPAGGPHVPAPPVAGATTTKKACSQVPCRKNLASSRWCPEPDAGGASPKPEGAGQRRGPCGPIWLPGSPLRALSTNNCNNTRGQDGRGAGGGGAPPQPGAEPSGDAAGTPRAQQDGSTAPGEPARAVSRKGSGASASSGLKKLLSSLSQSTKQRLGRFRCYSMEQLPAPGGSPGVERSPSLQSLVSPFCQPRKAASAQSLQALLGKAPRASAYLLPQPGPGDRTGASGPRRSLSVEDIGAPGLPRTVGRVVEVFPDGTSQLELQRPPHGSFGFLLTSGHGRPDTGVYVQEMSDAGTAKLYAGLLGVGDEILQVNGAAVSGLGLARIRELLLRADSLSLRVLRQRPARR; encoded by the exons GCGGATGGCGGCGAGGTGGCGGCGGGCTGGGAGCCGCTCTCCTTGGCCGAGAGGGTGGAGAGGAACCggcggctgctgcaggaggtgctggggctggcggcGGCCGGCTCGGCGCAGG AGGTGCTGGCGAGCGATGGGGACTGGGACTCGGGGGTCTCGCTGCAGGACGCCGAGGGCTGCAG GGCCTTTGTTCccgggcaggagctggagctgagccCTCGCCACGAGCAggccaagcagctgctgcagcgcGCCCGCATGAAGGCTCGCACGAACCCGCTGCGCGCCAGCCAcgacctcctgctcctccccgccgccccgcgccccaG CAGGGAGCCCAGCGGGACGCCGAGGCCCAGCTTCACCCCGCGGGAGGGCGAGGGGCCGGCGGGCGGCAGCCTGAGCGACTCGTCCAGCGGGGAGTCCGGCTGCGCGCCCCGGCGCCCGCGGGGCCCTTCCCCGTCCCGCGTGCGCTTCGAGGACGAGTCCGCCCGCGACGCCGAGGTGCGCTACCTGGAGCGCCTGCGGCACCGCCGCCCGCTGGGCTCGGCGCTGGAGCGCGCCAGCAGCGAAGCCCACGCACAGCTGGGGGACGGAGCCCACCCTGTAAAATCCCAGGGCGGTGATGTCCCCGCTGGGGGCAAGTGCCGAGCTTGTGGCTCCCTCCTCGGGGCTGCTGAGCCGGCCGAAAGCAGCCCCGTGGCTCGTGGACGGGAGCGTGGAGGGTctggagctgctcagccagAGCCCAAAACCCGGCCCCTGGGTCCCGGGGGGTCCCCGCTTTGGATCCTGCCCTCCCGGCAGCGCATCCACACCGAGAAGATCAAGGAGACCTACATCGGGGACGCCCGCCGCGCCGACGAGGCGGACTCGGCGCTGGAGAGCACCGACACCTCCGACAGCTGCCGCACGGACAGCGAGGAGGTGGgaccccgcagcccccaccCACGGGCTCACCGGGACCCCCGGGCTCGTGGCCACCGCACCCCCCGGTCCCCGGCACAGAAGGAGGCGCGGGCCAGCAAGGGGGCAAGCGTGGCCAGCAGcccccgggctggggctgggggctcgggggcACCTCGCCCCCTGCCCTCTGGCAGCCGGGACGGGGGGGACCCCGCTGAGGCACCGGGCAGCagcgagcccccagccccttcctcaCAGCCAGCGGGgggtccccatgtccctgcgCCCCCCGTCGCCGgcgccaccaccaccaaaaaagcCTGCTCCCAGGTGCCTTGCAGGAAAAACCTCGCCAGCAGCCGCTGGTGCCCGGAGCCCGATGCTGGGGGCGCTTCCCCCAAACCCGAGGGCgcggggcagcggcgggggcCCTGCGGCCCCATCTGGCTCCCGGGGAGCCCCCTCCGTGCCTTGTCCACCAACAACTGCAACAACACCCGCGGGCAGGACGGacggggagcaggaggaggag GGGCACCGCCACAGCCCGGGGCTGAGCCCTCTGGGGATGCTGCCGGGACGCCCAGGGCGCAGCAGGATGGGAGCACGGCACCTGG ggaGCCGGCGCGGGCGGTGAGCCGCAAGGGCAGCGGCGCCTCGGCGTCCTCAGGACTGAagaagctgctgagcagcctgaGCCAGAGCACCAAGCAGCGCCTGGGCCGCTTCCGCTGCTACAGCATGGAGCAGCTCCCGGCCCCCGGCGGCAGCCCCGGTGTGGAGAGGTCGCCCTCGCTGCAGTCCCTG GTGTCACCCTTCTGCCAGCCCCGAAAAGCCGCCTCCGCCCAGAGCCTGCAGGCCCTGCTGGGCAAGGCGCCCCGCGCCAGCGCCTACCTCCTGCCCCAGCCGGGGCCCGGGGACAG GACGGGGGCCTCGGGGCCGCGGCGCTCGCTCAGCGTGGAGGACATCGGCGCGCCCGGCCTGCCGCGCACGGTGGGGCGCGTGGTGGAGGTGTTCCCCGACGGCAccagccagctggagctgcagcggCCCCCGCACGGCTCCTTCGGCTTCCTCCTCACCTCCGGGCACGGCCGGCCCGACACAG GCGTCTACGTGCAGGAGATGTCGGATGCCGGCACGGCCAAGCTGTACGCGGGGCTGCTGGGCGTGGGCGATGAGATCCTGCAGGTCAACGGGGCCGCCGTGTCGGGCTTGGGGCTGGCCCGAATCCGCGAGCTGCTGCTCCGCGCCGACAGCCTCTCCCTGCGCGTGCTGCGGCAGCGCCCGGCACGCCGGTAG
- the STX6 gene encoding syntaxin-6 — MSMEDPFFVVKGEVQKAVNTAQGLFQRWTELLQDPSIATREEIDWTTNELRNNLRSIEWDLEDLDETISIVEANPRKFNLDATELGVRKAFITSTRQVVREMKDQMSNSSMQALAERKNRQALLGDSSSQSWSSGPDKYSRLDRELQLANSHFIEEQQAQQQLIVEQQDEQLELVSGSIGVLKNMSQRIGGELEEQAVMLDDFSHELDSTHSRLDNVMKKLAKVSHMTSDRRQWCAIIVLFVILLVVLILFFVL; from the exons ATGTCGATGGAGGACCCCTTCTTCGTGGTGAAGGG GGAGGTGCAGAAGGCTGTGAACACCGCCCAGGGGCTCTTCCAGAGGTGGACAGAGCTCTTGCAAGATCCCTCCATCGCCACGCGAGAAGAAATCGACTGGACCACTAATGAGCTCAGGAACAATCTGCGGAGCATCGAGTGGGACCTGGAAGACTTGGATGAAACAATTA GCATCGTCGAGGCAAACCCTCGGAAATTCAACCTCGATGCCACGGAGCTGGGCGTGAGGAAAGCCTTCATCACGAGCACGCGGCAGGTGGTCAGG GAGATGAAGGATCAGATGTCAAACTCCTCCATGCAAGCActggctgaaagaaaaaacagacag GCACTCCTGGGAGACAGCAGCAGTCAGAGCTGGAGCTCGGGACCTGACAAATACAGCCGTCTGGACCGGGAGCTGCAATTAGCAAATTCACACTTCATTGAGGAGCAGCAAGCTCAACAACAG CTGATCGTGGAGCAGCAAGACGAGCAGTTGGAGCTGGTCTCTGGCAGCATCGGGGTGCTGAAGAACATGTCGCAGCGCATCGgcggggagctggaggagcaggcagt GATGCTGGACGACTTCTCCCACGAGCTGGACAGCACTCACTCGCGGCTCGACAACGTCATGAAGAAGCTGGCCAAAGTGTCTCACATGACGAGCG accGACGGCAGTGGTGCGCGATTATCGTCCTCTTTGTCATCTTGCTGGTGGTGCTCATCCTGTTCTTCGTCCTGTGA